In Thermus hydrothermalis, the DNA window CGTGCGGGAAGAGGGCTTCCACTTCGCCAACCCCTTGGCCAAGCGGCAACGGGTTTCCCTAAGGGTCCACAACTTCATCTCGGACCGGCTCAAGGTGAACGACGCCCAGGGCAACCCCATTGAGATCGCCGCCGTGGTGGTCTGGCGGGTGGTGGACACGGCCAAGGCCCTCTTCCAGGTGGAGAACTACGAGGCCTTTGTGGCCATCCAAGCCGAGGCGGCCATCCGGGCCCTGGCGAGCCGCTACCCCTACGACGCCGAGGGCCGCTCCCTTAGGGGTAACCCCGAGGAGGTGGCCGAGGAGCTCAAGGCCGAGGTGGAGGAGCGCTTGAGGGTGGCGGGGGTAGAGGTCTTAGAGGCCCGGCTCACCCACCTGGCCTACGCCCCCGAGGTGGCCCAGGCCATGCTGAGGCGGCAGCAGGCCCTGGCGGTGGTTGCGGCGCGGAAGCTCATCGTGGAAGCGGCGGTGGGGATGGTCAAGGAGGCCTTGGCGGGCCTCGAGGCCCAGGGCCTCGCCCTGGACGAGGAAAGGCGGGCGGCCATGGCCAACAACCTCATGGTGGCCCTGGTGGCCGAGGCCCAGGCCCAGCCCGTGGTGAACGTGGGCACCTT includes these proteins:
- a CDS encoding SPFH domain-containing protein, which gives rise to MREVKEFSAWRVSGFLGLFLLLLALLWLGWAGYGWVSEREPAYLWHLLPALLASGLLAMGLFTLQPNEGAVLVFLGRYVGSVREEGFHFANPLAKRQRVSLRVHNFISDRLKVNDAQGNPIEIAAVVVWRVVDTAKALFQVENYEAFVAIQAEAAIRALASRYPYDAEGRSLRGNPEEVAEELKAEVEERLRVAGVEVLEARLTHLAYAPEVAQAMLRRQQALAVVAARKLIVEAAVGMVKEALAGLEAQGLALDEERRAAMANNLMVALVAEAQAQPVVNVGTLYA